In Topomyia yanbarensis strain Yona2022 chromosome 2, ASM3024719v1, whole genome shotgun sequence, one DNA window encodes the following:
- the LOC131682858 gene encoding asparagine--tRNA ligase, cytoplasmic-like has translation MIRGENTSKILKMRDVIMMAFREHYHERGYTEVTPPTLVQTQVEGGSTLFKLDYFRAEAFLTQSSQKYMETCLPALGDYCISQSYRAEQILARRDLAEYSYIEGECPFITFKELLDRLEDLIVDVVDRVLKSPWGHLNPNFMPPNYVDAIDWLKENNVTKNDGTFYEFGDDIPEGPERKMTAQINEPIMLCRFPAKIKSFYMSRCEDDRRLIVGGRFL, from the exons ATGATTAGAGGCGAAAATACTTCTAAGATTCTCAAGATGAGAGATGTCATTATGATGGCATTTAGGGAGCATTATCATGAACGTGGTTACACGGAGGTAACGCCGCCGACGCTGGTGCAAACACAAGTTGAAGGAGGGTCGACTCTGTTCAAACTGGACTATTTTAG GGCGGAAGCATTCCTGACGCAAAGCTCACAAAAATATATGGAAACCTGTTTGCCGGCATTGGGCGACTATTGCATTTCTCAAAGTTACCGTGCAGAGCAGATTCTTGCTCGCCGTGATTTAGCAGAATACAGTTATATTGAGGGTGAATGTCCCTTTATTACTTTCAAAGAGCTACTTGATCGGCTGGAAGATTTGATAGTAGATGTTGTCGATCGAGTATTGAAATCTCCGTGGGGTCATCTTAACCCGAATTTTATGCCACCGAACTATGTCGATGCTATTGACTGGCTAAAGGAGAACAACGTCACCAAGAATGATGGAACTTTTTATGAGTTTGGCGATGATATTCCGGAGGGTCCGGAACGAAAAATGACGGCGCAAATAAACGAACCAATAATGCTGTGCCGGTTTCCCGCGAAAATTAAATCATTTTACATGTCTAGATGTGAAGACGATCGCCGATTAATTGTCGGAGGTCGATTTCTCTGA